The stretch of DNA ATAACGATGTTATGTGCTCTTGTTTTTGTAGCTTAAAAAACGTATTGGCTTCACCAGCTTATTATTCTGCAACCATAACCTTTGGGGGCCGCATATTCGTTTTGGAATATTTCTGTCAACAAGGGATATAACGCCGTTATGGAATGTGTTGTTCCAACAAGGAGCAAATCAAATTGACAAAAAAAAGAATAGACACTATCGCCGTCCACGCAGGCCAGGAAACACCTGACCCCACAACCGGCGCACGAGCGGTCCCCATCTACCAAACCGCCTCCTACGTCTTCAAAAGCCCCGAACACGCCGTAAACCTGTTCGGACTCAAAGAACTCGGAAACATCTACACAAGGCTAATGAACCCAACCACCGACGTCTTCGAAAAACGCGTCGCAGCCATCGAAGGCGGCACCGGCGCATTAGCCACCGCGTCAGGCCAAGCAGCCATCTCGCTGGCGCTGTTAACCATCACACGCGTCGGCGACGAAATCGTTTCCGCCAACAACCTCTACGGCGGCACCTACGAGCTCTTCCACTACACCTTCCCCAAATTCGGAAGAAAAGTCGTATTTGTGGATTCACAGAAACCCGAAGAATTCAAAAAAGCCATCACCTCCAAAACCCGCGCAATCTACGCTGAAACCATCGGCAACCCCAAACTTGACGTCCCCGACTTTGAGGCGCTGGCAAAAATCGCCCATGACGCAGGAATCCCCTTGGTGGTTGACAACACCGTGGGCATAGGCATAGTTGCGCCCCTTGAGGTCGGTGCAGACATAGTTGTGCTTTCAGCCACAAAATATGTCAGTGGAAACGGCAGCAGCCTAGGCGGCGTCATTGTTGACGGGGGCAAATTTAAATGGAACAACGGCAAATTCCCCGAGTTCACTGAGCCTGACCCGGCTTATCATGGAGTGAAATACTGGGATGCCTTCGGAGATTTCCCCGGGTTAGGGAATGTGGCTTTGGTTTTCAAGGCACGCGTCACCCTTCTGCGGG from Candidatus Bathyarchaeota archaeon encodes:
- a CDS encoding O-acetylhomoserine aminocarboxypropyltransferase/cysteine synthase; translation: MCCSNKEQIKLTKKRIDTIAVHAGQETPDPTTGARAVPIYQTASYVFKSPEHAVNLFGLKELGNIYTRLMNPTTDVFEKRVAAIEGGTGALATASGQAAISLALLTITRVGDEIVSANNLYGGTYELFHYTFPKFGRKVVFVDSQKPEEFKKAITSKTRAIYAETIGNPKLDVPDFEALAKIAHDAGIPLVVDNTVGIGIVAPLEVGADIVVLSATKYVSGNGSSLGGVIVDGGKFKWNNGKFPEFTEPDPAYHGVKYWDAFGDFPGLGNVALVFKARVTLLRDVGPALSPFNAWLFIQGLETLTLRQHKHSENALKVAEFLSRHPLVKWVTYPGLKSNPNHKVAAKYLGGYYGGLVGFGVVGGLEAGKKVIANVKLFSHLANIGDAKSLIIHPASTTHQQLTPEEQQATGVTADFIRLSVGIEDPDDIIEDLDQALKASQQ